In Lathyrus oleraceus cultivar Zhongwan6 chromosome 2, CAAS_Psat_ZW6_1.0, whole genome shotgun sequence, the DNA window ATGTTGCTAGCGGTGGAACACTCGTCGATAAAACTTCAGCCGCCGCCAAAGCTTTGATCGAAAATATGTCCCTTAACTCCCAACAATTTACAACCAGAAACAATTCTGTCCAAGCAAAGGGTGTGAACGAAATTCAGGTTTCCTCCAACAAAGCTTTAGAAACCATAATTGATGAGCTCACCTCTTTAGTGAAACAGTTGGCAGTAGGTAAGACTCAAGCGGCAAACCtgtgtggtatttgtacttctccTGAGCATCCAACTGATACTTGTCCTATTTTGCATGATGAATCGATCACTGAGTTGCCTCAAGCTTATGCCGCAAACCTTTACAATCAAAGCAACAATCAGAACAGGTACAACAACATTCCTGACCTGTCCACCAATAAATACCAccccaattggaggaaccatcccaaccttcgatatggaaaccaGCAGCCAACCCAACCAGCAGCTACCCCCCAAGCCACCATTTCTACACCCTCTGGACCTTCATTAGAGGACCTGGTCAAACAACTAGCTGTTAATAATCTTCAGTTTCAACAAAGAACAGAATCTAGTATTCAAACCTTGCAGACACAAATTGGACAGCTTGCCACCTCAATGAATGCCATGCAATcccaaggatcaaaccaacttcCTGCACAAGCAGTTGTGAATCCAAAAGGTCCTAATGCCAATGTCAGTGCAATTTCTTTGTGGTCCGAAAAGGTCACAAAACCAGCCCccgaaaaaaataaaaaaattcttgaGGTAACATCTGAACTTTCTTCACCTTCTTCTGTTGTGGTAGAAACTGAAAAGAATAAAGAAAAAGAATATGTACCACCAGTCCCTTTTCCACATAGAGTTCTAAAAAGTAAAATAATTGATGATGGAGACAATGAGAGAGAGATTTTAGATGTGTTCAGAAAAGTGGTGGTAAACATTCCGCTTCTTGATGTTATTAAGCAGGTTCTAAAGTATGCAAAATTTCTAAAAGACTTGTGCACAAGTAAGAGAAGGTTGAAGGGAAATGAGAGAGTAAATTTGGGACAAAACATTTCAACCTTTATCCAGCCTAAACATTCACCTAAAAAGCTACTGTTTTATCCCTCAATCAGGCCATACCCCAAAAGTGCAAGGATCTAGGAACTTTTGCTATTCCATGTACCATTGGGGATAGTCAATTCGAaaattgcatgcttgatttgggagcaggcattaatgttatgcctacttctatttataataaccTTGATCTTGGTCCTTTACAGCATACATGTTTAATCATTCAACTAGCGAACAGAAGTAATACTCGCCCTATTGGAATAGTGGAAAATGTCTTTGTTCAAGTTAACGAtttgatttttcctgcagatttttaCATCATGGACATGGAAGGAGAAACTAAGTCAAGCAGGGCTCCCATCATTTTAGGaagaccgttcatgaaaacggcgaagacaaaaattgatgttgacgatggaaccatgtccatggaatttggtgacattaTCGCAAAATTTAACATCTTCGATGCCATGGAACATCCCTTGGAGGAACACTCTGTTTTTCATATTGAGTTGATATCTGATTTGGTTGATGAAACTTATTCTGAAttgttttcacttgattttccatccTTACTTGGATTTGATGATGTTTACTCATGCGctgattgtactgacactaacgTTTATGTTGTATGTGttgagattgatgctgccttaCAGGGTGACATGTTTTCTACAGGTGAAGTTGTTGTAAACGAAGTTGTTTATGCAGCTGATGCTCTCGACATCCCGACTGCCCTAAAGCCCCATCCATCGAGCAACCCCCGTCCTTAGAGCTGAAACAACTCCCGGATAATCTGAAATACGCTTATTTGGAAAGTGATGAAAAACTCCCTGTTAttatttcttctaaccttgatcCCGATCAGGAAAATAAACTTTTGCAAGTTTTGAAGAAGCACAAGAAGGCAATTGGCTGGACATTAGCTGACATCCCAAGTATTAGTCCTTCCAAGTATATGCACAGGATTTTACTTAAGGATGGTGCTAAAACGGTAAGGCAGCCCCAAaggaggcttaatcctttgattctt includes these proteins:
- the LOC127123306 gene encoding uncharacterized protein LOC127123306, which gives rise to MSSCSDLFDFDPKIERTLHTRRRACQDSNSSPPTIESDSDSDYFHNLFDLDSEIVFDMADQRTLRQLAAPNVNYNGMCEDPHKHLKEFQVVCSTPLRPEGITEDHIKLRAFPFSLQGATKDLIYYLEPNSITSWNALKRVFLERYFPASRAASIRKEICGIRQDNESLAEYWERFKILVSSCPQHQITEQLLIQYFYEGLLPMYRNILDVASGGTLVDKTSAAAKALIENMSLNSQQFTTRNNSVQAKGVNEIQVSSNKALETIIDELTSLVKQLAVGKTQAANLCGICTSPEHPTDTCPILHDESITELPQAYAANLYNQSNNQNRYNNIPDLSTNKYHPNWRNHPNLRYGNQQPTQPAATPQATISTPSGPSLEDLVKQLAVNNLQFQQRTESSIQTLQTQIGQLATSMNAMQSQGSNQLPAQAVVNPKGPNANVSAISLWSEKVTKPAPEKNKKILEVTSELSSPSSVVVETEKNKEKEYVPPVPFPHRVLKSKIIDDGDNEREILDVFRKVVVNIPLLDVIKQIFTSWTWKEKLSQAGLPSF